tacactggcgcgatctcagctcactgcaagctctgcctcctgggttcacaccattctcctgcctcagcctcccaagtagctgggactacaggtgccagcaccacgcccagctaattttgtttttgtatttttagtagagacggggtttcaccatgttagccaggatggtctccatctcctggtgGTACATGTGGAGGCttgcgatccaccctcctcagcctcccaaagtgctgggattacaggcgtgaacaaatacatttttaaaaacatagcttATAATAATATACAGAGAAGTTCCATTATTTTTATGCATCCCAATGGATTATCTTGTGCACCTCCTTGGGTGAACACATCTAATTTTGGAGATTAGTATACAGACTAAGCCTTAATTCTAGATTTCTCCAACATGAATAGAATACTTATTTAGACAAAGCTATAGCCAGAAAAGGGGGAATATTTGGACATGCAGCATCATATTTACTTAAGTGCCTAAATAAAATATTGCCAATTGATGAGACACTAAATAATTCCCTAAAACATGTAAACTGAGGAATAAATACCTGCTTTCCTCTATCACTTGataatgagagaaaagaaaactcattgCAAGTTTAAAACTTGTCTACAATTGCATTTTTTAATCTCTCAAATGAGTACATCAGATTATATGTTCTGTATGGCCAATTCCAGCTctactatattttaattttattagctGAGATAGTCAAAATCTTTTACATATTCTGATAAATTTTGTATTATgcaaaaatgtttgtgaaaagAATATCATTTGGCTCTCACCCTGAGATCCGAAGAAGAAGTAagttatagatatatagagagcaGATGAAACTGAATTAGTATTAACTAGAACTTAAGAACAGGTTGTAGAGCAGATTCAGAGTGGTACTCAGCCAAGGCTTTAACTAGGGAATTCTTCTAAGTTAAGAGAAATATACAGATCTTGCCTGCTATCAGTTTGAAGTAAGAATACACAAGAGCACCAAAGCAGAACAATGTGATGGGAATAAGCAAGGAACAAATTTAGAAACCAGTCATATAGGTAACAACCAGGAACCAAGAATTCCATAGGAACTGGTGGCAGAAGCAACGTGAAAGCACTTTATTCTGTGACAGGAAGAAAAGGAACTCAAACCTAGCAACTAATCTAACATTTAGAGACAGTGGACCACCactaacagcaacaaaaacaaacaaaacagacaaacttGATCATGCTTAAGTCTTGCTTTAATAAGACAACTTCTAATATTCTTCAAGCAAAGTAGCCTGGAATCCTACAGGAGTGAAGTTACCTAGAAGCCTGAGGTTAAATGGGCATGAAAATGTGGCtacagaaaaacatattttattttagtgaggAATAAAGAGGATGAAGGATAGAAGGGTTAGCTCAGGATACAAGACAGTTATGAGGCATAAGTTGTCTTCAGCTACGGAACATTGGTTGGGACAAATAATGTTCTTATCTGGAGAGGAGATACAAAACAGATGAAAAGGTGGTTATAACAGATAACAATTTGCCCTATTTTATTCTGCAGAGTGAGAAATGATGGAAACAGAGAACCTCACAGTGGTGACAGAATTCATTCTTCTTGGTCTGACCCAGTCTCAAGATGCTCAGCTTCTGGTCTTTGTGCTAGTCTTAATTTTCTACCTTATCATCCTCCCTGGAAATTTCCTCATCATTTTCACCATAAAGTCAGACCCTGGCCTCACAGCCCCCCTCTATTTCTTTCTGGGCAACTTGGCCTTCTTAGATGCATCCTACTCCATCATTGTGGTTCCCAGGATGTTGGTGGACTTCCTCTCTGCGAAGAAGGTAATCTCCTACAGAGGCTGCATCACTCAGCtctttttcttgcattttcttgGAGCGGGAGAGATGTTCCTTCTCGTTGTGATGGCCTTTGACCGCTACATCGCCATCTGCCGGCCTTTACACTATTCAACCATCATGAACCCTAGAGCCTGCTATGCATTATCGTTGGCTCTGTGGCTTGGGGGCtttatccattccattgtacaagTAGCCCTTATCCTGCACTTGCCTTTCTGTGGCCCAAACCAGCTTGATAACTTCTTCTGTGATGTTCCACAGGTCATCAAGCTGGCCTGCACCGATACCTTTGTGGTGGAGCTTCTGATGGTCTCCAACAGTggcctgctcagcctcctgtgcTTCCTGGGCCTTCTGGCCTCCTATGCAGTCATCCTCTGTCGTATAAGGGAGCGCTCCTCTGAAGGAAACAGCAAGGCTATCTCCACATGTACCACCCATATTATCATTGTATTTCTCATGTTTGGACCTGCTATTTTCATCTACACTCGCCCCTTCCAGGCTTTCCCAGCTGACAAGGTAGTTTCTCTTTTCCATACTGTCATCTTTCCTTTGATGAACCCTGTTATTTATACACTTCGCAACCAGGAAGTGAAAGCTTCCATGAGGAAGTTGTTCAGTCAACATATGTTTTGCTGAATAGAAGaatgagaaaagcaagaaaggagaaagaCCAGTTGAATTTAGCTAAATCATTTCCTCATTCATGCATTGAATCAGTCAGTCATTTAGCAAGGATTATAATTATTAAGCACTTCCCATTTTCAGGCACTATTCCAGGCATATGAATGAGACAGGTAAGATTCCAGGTCTCCTAGATTTATATTCAAGGGGATAAATACAGGTTATTAAATTTATTCAAGAGGATAAATACaggttattaaattttaaaaacaactatagtttcagaaagaaatcGTGTTCTGTAGCAAGCAGAAAGTGGTATTATGCTACAGATTATCTGGAGAGGTGGTAATTCCTTACTTTTGGTTGTTAAGTGAGGCCTCAAGTGGTGTTTAGCTGAAACCAAGATGATTTGAAAGAAACAACCATGCAAATATCTGGGGACAGAAATTCTAGGCAAAAAGAGTGACTAGTACAAGAATCCAAAGATCTTATGAGCTTGTTATATTTGATGtccataaaaaggaagagaaCATCTGTACTGTATTTAGTGAATGTGAAAATGGCAAAAATTGAAGTCAAAGAGTTTGGTAGGGGCAAAATTATGTAGAGCATTTTAGTCGATAAGAAGTTCAATTTATTCAGATTTCAAAAGGAGATTCTTGAAAGGCAATAAGCGGGAGAGTAACTCTCTAATGTTTCCTATTTCACTTAAGGGAAGATACTCAAGATTCTGATTACAGAACTATGAGTAGTAAGATATCATTAAGTGGAAAGTACATGCtgctaagtattttttatttatgtcaaCACTTAAAAGATCTAGTTACTTTTTCTAATTTGatagagagagaaaattaaagctgttatattttatcagaaactgaaaagacaatttaactatatatttcaaagttttgTAGAGATTTATGCTTATTCCTAatgggtattttttaaatattagataaAAACTTGAGTTCATTTACAAATTATTTCACCCTGAATGCAACGATAATAGTTATATGTAATACAAGTTATTATTTGGTTACAGATAACTAAACCACTCTGATTATTTGAATAAGCATATATAAAGCATTAGATACTTACAAATCATTGAAGAACTATAAGACCAGGCTGTAGACTTGGCttactaaaataaatttctaaacatTACCAATAAATTCGTCTATATAAGGAGTAACTGTCCCCACAGCAATTATGAATGTAGGGAACACAGAAATCATTTTTTAACTGCCAGTTCCACGATTACAGCATTTGAACCATCTGCCTGTGATCAGGAAAATACTCAGTATTGCTCTAGTCCTATTAGACATCCCTACACAAAATGGAAACCTTACATTTTGTAATCTCTATTACCActtccttcatttcattttttaaatttacttttaaaactattattatttattattattaaagcctACAAGCCTACATAACTCAGTGGTCTCTCATCCAAGTATTACCCAGACCCAATcctgcttagcttctgagatcagaCATGATCAGGCACATTCACTTACTTCACTTCTAAATTTAAATCCTTCATAAGTGAATTAGAAGTCCTGAGAATATATCAGAGACTGATTTTAAACCTGGCAATCTATGAATGAGCCAGAGATTGACTGAGTCCTATGAAACCTGAAAATCAGCTTCAACTCCAACAAACCTTTATTCAAATTAAGGCAGGGCTTCTTAACTTTGGCACGATTGGCATTTTggacaaaataattatttgttgtagGAGGCTGCCCCGTGCATTGTAGGTTGTTTAGTAGCATTCCTGACCTTTACTTACTAGGTGCCAGCAGCATTTTCTtagttgtaacaaccaaaaatatttctacatattgccaaatgttccctaaAAGGTAAATTTTTTACAATGAGAAACACAGCATTAAGgggatttacttcttttttttttttaatcattattatactttaagttttagggtacatgtgcacaatgtgcaggtttgtgacatatgtatacatgtgccatgttggtgtgctgcacccattaactcgtcatttatattaggtatatctccaaatgctatccctccccactccccccaccccacaacagtccccggagtgtgatgttccccttcctgtgtccatgtgttctcattgttcaactcccacctatgagtgacaacatgcggtgtttggttttttgtccttgcgatagtttactgagaatgatggtttccagtttcatccatgtccctacaaaggacatgaactcttcattttttatggctgcatagtattccatggtgtatatgtgccacattttcttaatccagtctatcattgttggacatttgggttggttccaagtctttgctattgtgaatggtgctgcaataaacatatgtgtgcatatgtctttatagcagcatgatttataatcctttgggtatatactcagtaatgggatggctgggtcaaatggtatttctagttctagatccctgaggaatcgccacactgacttccacaatggttgaactagtttacagtcccaccaacagtgtaaaagtgttcctatttctccacatcctctccagcacctgttgtttcctgactttttaatgatggccattctaactggtgtgagatggtatcattgtggttttgatttgcatctctctgatggccagtgatgatgagcattttttcatgtgttttttggctgcataaatgtcttcttttgagaagtgtctgttcatatcctttgcccactttttgatggggttgtttgtttttttcttgtaaatttgttggagttcattgtagattctggatattagccctttgtcagatgagtacgttgcgaaaattttctcccattttgtaggttgcctgttcactctgatggtagtttcttttgctgtgcagaagctcttgagtttaattagatcccatttgtcaattttggcttttgttgccattgcttttggtgttttagacatgaagtccttgcccatgcctatgtcctgaatggtattgcctaggttttcctctaaggtttttatggttttaggtctaacttgtaagtctttaatccatcttgaattaatttttgtgtaagttgtaaggaagggatccagtttcagctttctacatatggctagccagttttcccagcaccatttattaaataggggatcctttccccattgtttgtttttctcaggtttgtcaaagatcagatggttgtagatatgtggcgttatttctgagggctctgttctgttccattgatctatatctctgttttggtaccagtaccatgctgttttggttactgtagccttgtagtatagtttgaagtcaggtagcatgatgcctccagctttgttcttttggcttaggattgacttggcgatgcgggctcttttttggttccatatgaactttaaggggATTTACTTCTATGTCCATCTTGTAATGAGGTGTGTGAACTTTCTTTGCAGGAAGTAACGTGAACTGGAGCCTATACAacctgtaatttttaataaacaatatccataatttaataaaaatcataagaaacaccagaagagtgaaaaaaaatttcaaaataaagaaaaaaaataaataattggaatATAATCAGAGTCCACCCAGAGTATGAAAGTGAATAACAGTAACATTATAATAACCATAACTACTATGTTCAAGACAGTAGAAGAAAAGTtgtaataaatagataaaaggaTAGCAAATTTCACCAGACAATTAGAATCCATAAagagaagtaaatgaaaattgtagaactaaaaaattttgaaattaaaaattcattagaTGAGTTTAAAATCAGATTAAACACAGGAGAAGAATACAGAGTGTGCTGGAAGTTAAATCAAtacaaatactaaaattaaaaatgcaaataggaaaaatggaaaaatacaagaaaaaatattagagatGTGTAAGATGCAGTGAAAtctcgtatatatatatatatttcaattacatatatatgtaattatatatgtaattgaaGTCCAAGTGGATAGGCaaacaagagaatgagaaaggtGAAATATTTGAGGAAAGAATTACCAATAACTTTTAAATCCTGATAAAAGACAACAagccacaggaaaaaaatacacTGCAAACCACAAGCAGaataaacaacaatgaaaaagatCTAAACACATCAACATgtgacaataaaaattaaaaacagagaatctTAGCAGCTGGGATGAGAGACTGTCCTTTAGTTTAAAGGGAACTGATAAATTTCTTCATAAAAGAAACAACGGAAgccagagaaaaatggaaaaacatctttAAATTGATGAAAGAAGATAatatcaacctaaatgtctatatGAGATAAAGTAAATCATTTAAGTAAAGATGAGATAAAGACATCTTATGACAAACAAAAATGAGAGAATCTGTTGACTAAGAActtctaataaataaatgttaataacagTTCTTCAAATAAAAGAATCCTGGAGAAAAACactaaattaaaggaaaaaataaagaagtagacTGGCAAATAAGTTGGCATATGTAAATAAGTATACACTGAATATTGACTATACAAGCAATAGTATGATGTCTTATGTAATTTgctatagatagatacatatttacacatatataagaatattagaagtttgtctttctgtacctggcttatttcacttgacataatgacctccaattccatctaTGTTTTGGCAAATAATaggatctcattctcttttatggctgaatggcactccattgtgtataaataagtaccatattttctttatccatttgtctgttaacagacacttaggttgcttccaaatattggcaactgtgaatagtactgcaataaatatgggagtggAGATATCTTTTGATATaccgatttttttttctttagggtatatacttaggagtgggattgctgaacTGCAAGGTAACTCTACTTGTAGTTCTTTGAGGAACcatcaaactgttctccatagaggctgcactaatttacattcccatcaacagtgttctccacatccccaccaatatttgttatttgattttcatttctctgatgatcaatgatgttgcataccttttcatatacctgtttgccatttttatgccttcttttgagaaatgtctattcaaatgttTTGCCCATATTTTGATTGGATtaatagattttttcctatagagttgtttgagctccttgtatattctggtttttaatcccttgtcagatgggcactttgcatatattttctcccgttctctGGTTCAATCctgataggttgtatgtgtctaggaatttattcatttcttctagattttccaatttattagcatatagttgctcatagtagccattaatgatcctttgaatgtCTGTagtatcagttataatgtcttctttttcatctctaatttgaattatttcagtcttctctttGTTAATCTGGCTAaagatttgttgattttgtttatcttttcaaaaaagtcaactttttgtttcattcattttttgtattgttttcttcatttcaatttcatttatttctgctctactctttattatttcttttcttttgctaatttTGGTTTTGGCTTGCTCTTGCCTTTCTAGTTCTTCAAGATTAATCATTAGTTgcttatttgaagatttttttcgtTTTGATGGAAGCATTTGCagttataaacttccctctttgttctgcttttgctatatcccataggttttggtaggttgtttttaatttatcatttgttttaaggaatttctcaatttccttcttaatttcttcactgacccactagtcattcaggagcatattgttgtATTTCTTCCAACTTGGAGCTCCACTCCATCTCTAGTGGCCATCTTCCTGAGTTGTCATGGCCAATCAGATACTGAAGCAAATGCTTTTAAAGTATCAAGGTTACATTGGTGCAGCCCTAGTTTTAAGGAGATTGAGAATTTTTACTGGACCTCACCTCTACAGCATCTATCCTCATGAATCAACTGATAACTTGCCTCATCACCATGGATCCTCAGCAGCAAAGgctgtatttgaagatattctAGGCCAGATATGGGGAAAGAGGAAGCAAAGAAGATGGTGAATgaagccactgcagctggcttcTTCAACAACCTGGGCTCTGGAAGCCACATTGATCTCAGCATTATAGGAAAGAGCAAGGTATATTTTCTTGGCCCATTCACAGTGTCCAAAAAGAAGGGGACTAGATTTGGCAGGTACAGGTGTGAGAAAAGGGACCACTGCAGTCCTCACCAAAGAAGCCACTACTTTTTTGAGGCGCTGGAAGAAAGCCCAACCAATGGACACTTTCTGAACGGTGTCAGTGGGTGGCCGGCTATTGCTGTAGAAGATGGCAGCCATTGGAGGCCCTCCTGCAAGACATTTATTTGGCtatgtttgctgaatgaaactcaataaaaaatgaaaacaaaagaaaagaatgaataaaacctagtatttattttatagcaCAACAGGATAAATATAGAGCTTatccactgctggtgggaatgtaaactagttcagcaaATGTGAAAAGCACTTTGGTGACTTCTCAaagttaaaacagaattaccatttgactcagaaatcccattattgggtatatacccaaaggaatataaattgtcctACCATAATGACACAAGCATGCACGTGTTCTTCActgcactattcaaaatagcaaagacatgaaatcagccTAATCTCCCATCAATGGtacaatagataaagaaaatatggtacatatataccatggaatattatgcagccataaaaaggaatgagatcatgtcctttgcagcaacctgaatggagctggaggccattatcctaagcaaacaaatgcaggaacagaaaaccaaacgcttACAAGTGGAAATACAAATACTCACTtctaagtggaagctaaacattaagtacatatggacacaaagaatgGAACAACAGACCTTAGGgtctacttgaggatggagggtgggaggagggtaaaGACAGAAAAACTACCtaccaggtactatgcttattacctgggtgatgaaataatttgcacACCAAATCCCCATGTCATGCAATTTACCTacatagcaaacctgcacatgtaccgctgaatctaaaataataataattatacattttaaaataactaaaaaagtataattggattgtttatgaCACAAAGAATAAGTTCTTGAGGAGATATATAagccattttccatgatgtgattattgcaTATTGCATGTATGTAACAAAGCATCTCATGTGCCATATTAATACatgcacctactgtgtacccacaaaaattaaaaataaaaaagttcttaaagtaaaataaaatgaattttataaaaattaggtggaaaatatgaaaatcatTATATCAATGTGAATTGAGAGTCTGGGTAATAATCTAACAATCTGGGCTGAATAAATCTTTCTCAGAGAAGGAAGATCCAGGTATGTTTAAATTGTTCCGCTATACTGATTGgacaaaatgattttatttgaatGATCACGTAACATAGAGAAAGTAGCTTAGTTCCTTTGAtggatgaaattatttttaagaagaataaataataggACTACAAAGATAAAATGCTTGATTCATGGCTTGAAACATAATAGTATGTTACCATATCAATGTTATCATTGCACTTGTTAAGAATTATAGGGAGGAAAACATGAGAAAATTTAAGTTCCCTATGATAACAGTCCAAAAATGGTCAAATATTTACACACTCATTAAATCAGAATCAGGAGAGAAATAGTTTTGCTGAGCACTGTATCTTTGCCAGATCCATGTGCACTTGCAAATGAACTTACTTGCATACttcacagaaacacaaaagaccCAGATGCTAAAGTTGAGATAGAGTGATTGTGTTATTGTAAGAGTATAAAGCACAGTGAAGGAGTAGACTTACAGCTATGGATGAGAAGTATGAAGATTTCCATCTTCAAATTCTATTACCTTTTGAAAGAAACAGGTTTTCATGCTACTCTGAATAATGCTTTCAAATATAATGGTTAGAATATAAGCCACTTATGACTAAATGCTTATATTAGTGATATTAACTATGCATAGAAAAGTGCATGTAATTAAATCTTCACTATGATActagatattatatttttaaaatttaagcagtgtgattaaaaggttaaaatgtacagaaaatatcacatatatttgatttttcccaagataatttatattaGGTTTGAATCTAGGCTCTGATAAAGACAAGAAAAGACATGGTGAGTAGCAACACATCTGGAATGAGACTTGGAAAATAGAGCAACCATTAGCCAAACAGAGGAGGCACTGAACTAAGTACATTTATGCATATTGTGCACTGACCTTTTCCCttgaaatatgtgtatattttcttttgattgtatTTAGCTTCACTGAGTCCACGTCAGTCAGTAACACAGAATTTGTGGCTTATATCCATACTGGAAAAAGTCAAatgaacattaaataaaattattgtgaGGAAACTAAGTTTAAAGAAGACAAGTAACCCACAGACATTCCACTGGTCAAACAAAACatcatactttttctttttcttttttttttttaagtttggatTAGCAAAGTACAATGATTCACCTCATTCCTTACACCTCTTTGGGACAGAAAAGTGAAACAATACTGTAATGATCAACTTACTACATCCTAGTTTTAACAGGATCATTATACAAAGTGTATTTTAACCTGCATTTTTTTCACTTAGAAGAATGAGCATTTTCTACATTCTTAAACAGTTTTCTCAAACATCATTTTATTCGTTGTGCAATATTACATCCTAGGATATTCTATAATTTAAGAAAGTAAGTGCAAATTGTAGAATATTTAAactgcttcattttttaaatttgtgtagcttttatattttatttttattgatatatgatagttgtacatatttataccatacatgtgatattttgattgcATACAGTGTGTAGTAACTAAAACAGGGTAATTTAGATATCCATTActtcaaacatttttcatttatttgtgttggaaacattccaAATCCTCTCTTCTGACTATTTGGAAAAATACTCTAAATTAATGTTAACTATAGTTGCCCTAGAAATATACTATAAATTAATGTTAATtatagaacttattccttctatctaactgcatTTTTGTATCCATGAGCCAACGTCTCTTTACACCCCCTGACCCACTATGCTTTCCACCCTATGGTAACCAGCAttccactctctacctccatgaaatcaacttttttatctcccacttataagtgagaacttattatatttatctttctgtgcctggcctatatcatctaacataatgacctccagtttcatccatgttgctgccaatGACaggacattattatttttatggctgaataatattccattgtgtaggtTTACCACATTATCCATTTTTATATACACAGTAATGTTACCATGAAGATTTTATAACATATGCATAATCATTTCCTTGCAATAGTTATGAGAGCTGAAAGATCTGTCTCAAAAGTTCTgcacattttaaagttattttttcttttatttaacttttattttaagttcaggggtacatctgcaggtttgttatataggtaaacttgtgtcacggaGGTTTGTTATAttgattatttcatcatccaggtattaagcttagaacccattacttatttttcctgatcctctccctcgtCCCATCCTCCATCCTTTGATAAGCCCcattgtctgttgttcccatctatGTCTgtgtcatttagctcccacttacaagtgagaacatatggtatgtagttttctgttcctgcattagtttgctaaggataatagcctccagctccatccatatttcTGCAAAGGAGTATTTATATTTCCACTCATAAgtattggttttctattcctgtgttagtttgcttaggataatggcttccagctctattcaggttgctgca
The genomic region above belongs to Pongo pygmaeus isolate AG05252 chromosome 15, NHGRI_mPonPyg2-v2.0_pri, whole genome shotgun sequence and contains:
- the LOC129012753 gene encoding olfactory receptor 4N5, producing the protein MMETENLTVVTEFILLGLTQSQDAQLLVFVLVLIFYLIILPGNFLIIFTIKSDPGLTAPLYFFLGNLAFLDASYSIIVVPRMLVDFLSAKKVISYRGCITQLFFLHFLGAGEMFLLVVMAFDRYIAICRPLHYSTIMNPRACYALSLALWLGGFIHSIVQVALILHLPFCGPNQLDNFFCDVPQVIKLACTDTFVVELLMVSNSGLLSLLCFLGLLASYAVILCRIRERSSEGNSKAISTCTTHIIIVFLMFGPAIFIYTRPFQAFPADKVVSLFHTVIFPLMNPVIYTLRNQEVKASMRKLFSQHMFC